Proteins encoded together in one Acholeplasma hippikon window:
- a CDS encoding bifunctional 5,10-methylenetetrahydrofolate dehydrogenase/5,10-methenyltetrahydrofolate cyclohydrolase, which produces MILDGRKTADELNLVLKEKVSLLKSKPRLEIILVGNDPASLSYVKGKLSTTEKLGMVTNINYLDEHVSEKEVYDLIHSFNHNDEVNGILLQLPLPKHLNSEMLMESIDYRKDVDGFHTINQGLLFQKKAGIRPATPKGIMMLLDHYGIEIEGKHAVVIGRSQIVGAPISKMLLDRNATVTITHSKTKNLAEITKQADILIAAIGKAKFVTKDMVKQGAVVIDVGINRVDGKLVGDVDFNEVEPIASYITPVPKGVGPMTICALGYNLYELYLKQRGE; this is translated from the coding sequence ATGATATTAGACGGAAGAAAAACAGCGGATGAACTAAATTTAGTATTAAAAGAAAAAGTATCATTATTAAAGTCAAAACCAAGATTAGAAATTATTTTAGTAGGAAATGATCCTGCAAGCTTAAGTTATGTTAAAGGAAAATTATCTACAACTGAAAAACTTGGTATGGTTACTAACATTAATTATTTAGATGAACATGTAAGTGAAAAAGAAGTCTATGACTTAATTCATTCATTTAATCATAACGATGAGGTCAATGGAATCTTACTTCAACTTCCATTACCAAAACATTTAAACAGTGAAATGTTAATGGAAAGTATTGATTATAGAAAAGATGTAGATGGATTCCATACAATTAATCAAGGTTTATTATTCCAAAAGAAGGCAGGTATTCGCCCTGCAACGCCAAAAGGCATAATGATGTTACTTGATCATTACGGAATTGAAATTGAAGGGAAGCATGCGGTTGTGATTGGACGCAGCCAAATTGTTGGTGCGCCAATTTCTAAAATGTTGTTAGATAGAAATGCAACAGTTACTATTACCCATTCAAAAACAAAAAACTTAGCTGAGATTACCAAACAAGCAGATATTTTAATTGCTGCAATCGGCAAAGCTAAGTTTGTAACTAAAGATATGGTTAAACAAGGTGCTGTAGTAATTGATGTTGGTATCAATCGCGTAGATGGAAAACTTGTTGGAGATGTTGATTTTAATGAAGTGGAACCAATCGCATCTTACATTACACCTGTTCCAAAAGGTGTTGGACCCATGACAATTTGTGCTTTAGGTTATAATTTATATGAATTATATTTAAAACAAAGAGGAGAATAA
- a CDS encoding formate--tetrahydrofolate ligase gives MYNDIKDKEGEKMNKYRYLVENLGINEDEIISYGNDKFKISPKILNRIENKPNGNLILVSAINPTSSGEGKTTVSIGLAQGLKKIGKSVMLALREPSLGPVFGLKGGATGGGVSSLEPALDIDLHFTGDLHALTSANNLLSAVIDNHIHFGNELKIKEVYWQRAMDMNDRSLRSIETEIRTDKFQITAASEMMAILALARDFKDLRERVSNIVIGINEEEKLIHAKDLGCVDAILLLLKDAIKPNIVFAKEMVPAFVHAGPFANIAHGCSSVIATNTALKLADYVVTEAGFGADLGMEKFLHIKQPHLYAGAKIVVVVATIKALKLHGGANEDNLLSVNFDALEKGLSNLEKHLENIKTFNLKSVVAINKFHTDTLEEIEFLRNWAVKHNYKVELSEAYSLGGLGAENLAKLVISEIEQATTFKPLYNLEEKHQDKIERIAKTLYGAKEVIFTKKALDKLNAVKDFNYPVCIAKTPLSLSGDPKLKGCPKDFTLDISDVKISFGAKLIVTLTKGINTMPGLNEHPRALDIRVDDEGELII, from the coding sequence ATGTATAATGATATTAAAGATAAAGAGGGTGAAAAAATGAATAAGTATCGCTATTTAGTTGAGAACCTTGGAATCAACGAAGATGAAATTATTTCATATGGAAATGATAAATTTAAAATCTCTCCAAAAATTTTAAATAGAATCGAAAATAAACCCAACGGTAATTTAATATTAGTGAGTGCCATTAATCCAACATCAAGTGGAGAAGGAAAAACAACCGTTTCTATTGGACTTGCCCAAGGATTAAAAAAGATTGGGAAAAGTGTAATGCTTGCCTTAAGAGAACCATCACTTGGACCCGTCTTTGGTTTAAAGGGTGGAGCAACCGGAGGTGGAGTGAGTTCATTAGAACCAGCACTTGATATTGATCTACACTTTACAGGGGATTTACACGCACTAACAAGCGCGAATAACTTATTAAGCGCAGTCATCGATAATCATATTCATTTTGGTAATGAACTTAAAATAAAAGAAGTTTATTGGCAACGTGCTATGGATATGAATGATAGATCTTTAAGAAGTATTGAAACAGAAATTAGAACGGACAAATTTCAAATAACAGCCGCATCTGAAATGATGGCTATTTTAGCATTAGCAAGAGATTTCAAAGATTTACGTGAAAGAGTCTCAAACATCGTTATAGGAATAAATGAAGAAGAAAAACTTATTCATGCTAAAGACTTAGGTTGTGTAGACGCGATTTTATTACTCTTAAAAGATGCAATAAAGCCTAATATTGTTTTTGCTAAAGAAATGGTACCGGCCTTTGTTCATGCAGGACCATTTGCAAATATTGCGCATGGTTGTAGTTCAGTCATTGCAACTAATACAGCATTAAAGTTAGCTGATTACGTTGTAACCGAAGCTGGATTTGGTGCAGATTTAGGAATGGAGAAATTTTTACATATTAAACAACCTCACCTTTATGCTGGTGCTAAAATCGTTGTAGTTGTAGCAACTATAAAAGCCCTTAAATTGCATGGTGGAGCGAATGAAGATAATTTGCTAAGTGTAAATTTTGATGCCTTAGAAAAAGGTTTATCTAATCTCGAAAAACATCTAGAAAATATAAAAACCTTTAATCTAAAAAGTGTGGTCGCTATTAATAAATTCCATACAGATACACTAGAAGAAATCGAATTTTTACGTAACTGGGCTGTAAAACATAACTATAAAGTAGAATTATCTGAAGCTTATAGTTTAGGTGGATTAGGAGCAGAAAACTTAGCAAAATTAGTCATTTCAGAAATAGAACAAGCAACAACATTTAAGCCTTTATATAACTTAGAAGAAAAGCATCAAGATAAGATAGAAAGAATCGCAAAAACCTTATATGGTGCCAAGGAAGTTATATTTACAAAGAAAGCACTAGATAAGTTAAATGCTGTAAAAGATTTTAATTATCCTGTCTGTATCGCAAAGACACCTTTATCGTTATCTGGAGATCCTAAACTAAAAGGATGCCCAAAAGATTTCACTTTAGACATAAGTGATGTTAAAATATCATTTGGTGCAAAACTAATCGTAACTCTCACAAAAGGTATTAATACAATGCCGGGGTTAAACGAACATCCAAGAGCCTTAGATATTAGGGTGGATGACGAAGGAGAATTGATCATATGA
- a CDS encoding glycerophosphodiester phosphodiesterase family protein has product MKKLIKGIKVLVYVAAGFTIFFAAINFLPFTISKVKGENSFRTHGKLPLIIPHGGAKELAPENTVYAYDMLVNDFQAGVLEIDLAMTKDGVLISHHDLDLEMSPDSDYNGQLIRNYTYNEIISEIIADDYYSARNFVDIDGNKPFANLDSNHPDMVRMIPAKIEDIFANVGDDVLYILEIKDEPENIGYDAAAELVRLVEQYELVDKVVLASFDDRIISYFKENLPEAKNNAGTKEVTNFAIFSAFHIDFFWTVKSEVLILPNPSSMSITGSTAKILDILPNMFSNSIAKKDENGVYRANLMHKQLINDAHRKNMAVFYWTVDDPEEMRLLIKNGADGIITDRPDLLIEVLKEFQN; this is encoded by the coding sequence ATGAAGAAACTAATTAAGGGGATTAAAGTGTTAGTTTATGTGGCTGCAGGATTTACAATTTTCTTTGCCGCTATCAATTTCTTACCATTTACAATCTCAAAAGTTAAAGGTGAAAATAGCTTTAGAACACATGGTAAATTACCATTAATTATTCCACACGGCGGTGCTAAAGAATTAGCTCCTGAAAACACAGTTTATGCTTACGATATGTTAGTTAATGATTTCCAAGCAGGTGTGTTAGAAATTGACTTAGCAATGACTAAAGATGGTGTATTAATCTCTCACCATGATTTAGATTTAGAAATGTCACCTGATAGTGATTACAACGGTCAATTAATTAGAAATTATACATATAATGAAATCATTAGTGAAATTATTGCAGATGATTATTATTCAGCAAGAAACTTCGTAGATATTGATGGAAATAAACCTTTTGCAAATCTAGATTCAAATCATCCCGATATGGTTAGAATGATTCCTGCTAAGATTGAAGATATCTTCGCAAATGTTGGTGATGATGTTTTATATATTTTAGAAATCAAAGATGAACCGGAAAATATCGGATATGATGCAGCAGCAGAATTAGTTAGATTAGTTGAACAATATGAATTAGTAGATAAAGTAGTCTTAGCATCATTTGATGATAGAATTATTTCATACTTTAAAGAAAACTTACCAGAAGCTAAAAACAATGCTGGAACAAAAGAAGTAACGAATTTTGCAATCTTCTCAGCATTTCATATTGATTTCTTCTGGACAGTGAAATCAGAAGTTTTAATCTTACCAAACCCAAGTTCAATGTCAATTACTGGAAGTACAGCGAAAATTTTAGATATTTTACCAAATATGTTTAGTAATTCAATCGCTAAGAAAGATGAAAATGGGGTTTACCGTGCTAACTTAATGCACAAACAATTAATTAATGATGCACATCGAAAGAATATGGCTGTATTCTATTGGACAGTAGATGATCCGGAAGAAATGCGACTATTGATTAAAAATGGTGCAGATGGAATTATTACAGATAGACCTGACCTTTTAATTGAAGTATTAAAAGAATTCCAAAACTAA